In Zingiber officinale cultivar Zhangliang chromosome 9B, Zo_v1.1, whole genome shotgun sequence, the genomic window GACTGGGCTTCCTTGACTTGAATATACTTAAGTGTCTGGACTTGTAATCCTTCGAAATTGGCTAGAGGCTTTTTCaccaaagatttttaaaaaaattccatcAACTAAGCCTTGCGAGAAGGCACTGACCTATACCTCTAGGTTAACCGAGGGAGAATCTATGACCACCCGATTAAACTATTATAAATATTCTTTCAAATGTTCTTTGAATTCCTGTCTAAGGGCGAATAAATCATACGATGTTTTTTATATCTTTGACTAGTTGCAAAGTATTACATGAAGACAACTTTAAACTCCTCAAAAGTTCGAATAGAAGAAACAGAGAGTCGACTAAATCATTTTTGCGTCGAGTCCGAGAGCGTGGTCAAAAAAACTCGACACTTGACGCCATCAATATATTGACGTAACAAAGAAGTATTCTCAAATTTGCAGATGTGATCCTCGGGATCTGTAGTACCTTTATATTTTTCGATCTGCAACACCCAAAAGTATCTTGCCAACTCATCCTAGAGGATGTCACTCAAAAACGGAGGGCCTTGAAAAGCTTTTGTTCCACTAGATTCATGACTCTTTTCCCTTGAAAATCTTGATGAGGAGTTTCACCAGAAGATTCTACAGAATGTTCTTTCACAATGGACTTATTGATCAGTATGAGAGAAATAGTTTGCGACGTTCCCATAAGCCAAGGTACCTTATGGTGTGTCGGTGTCATTTCAACCGATCAGGACGACGGTTCGATTGAGAGATTGATCGTTGGTGGAGGATGTGAGGGTTGCCCTTTTAATACTTCTTGCACCACCACTACCAATTTGTTGAAATCCTCTGTTGCTATGTTGACGACATTAGATTTTTCGACATCATCCATTTTAACATCTTGATTCAGGTATTTAACTCAAATTTTCCCACAAACAACACTAATTTGATTCTACCTGCATACACCGACAGATAAATCACCGATGAGTTGGCTTTATTGCCAACTTAATCATCAGTCAATGAATGACAATGAGAATGATAATCTGGTTCCACGAGACTggacaaaagaaaacaagaggaAAAGGGGTTAGAATGATGCTCAGGGGTTCCCCCGCGCAGCCACTTTGATATTCAAGTTAGAggatgaaaaaaaagaaaaagagcaaTATTAGGGTTTAGACTTATGTGTGTATGTAACCTAGATGTCAGAAAGGACTATCTTTTATAGAGTCGACCAACTTTTTCCTTCCGTTCCGATCTTCACATTCTCATTATTTAACTCTTTAAATAATCTAAGACTTATTTTCGCCGCTATCTTTTTTCTCAAATTATCCAAGATTTGCACGATGATTATCCTTTTCTTAAAATGATTCTGCATTCCGGATCAGTCTCTAAGAAGATGGAAGACTTATGTTTTTCCTCTGTTGAACCATCATcttagtaatagatcatcaactTCTCTTATCCATATAGCACCATTAATTATCCTCGAGACCAGGCGTAAACCGGATACATGAAAAATTGACCCTAGCATACTGTAAATAGGTCGGGCTGGCAACATATACATGTATGCCTCGCATGGCTGATGTTCGAGACTTAGAAGCTCCCCTTCGAACAAGGCATCCAATGAGTCCGTCATGCCTTTGTGTTGAAGCAAACTAAGGGATTGAGCCCAACTATGCAATTTCAGAGTGACGTAACATCCTCATGTGTAGTGATATGTGCGGATAAATATGTGTGGCACGTGGCAAGTTTAGACTGGACCAACATATTCCACGTAATGTGTTCTTGATTCGGTCAACATAATCCCGTGTTACTCGGAATCTAGACAGAATCCGGATTAGGTTGGATTGGGTCAGGATGGCCTCAGATTAGATCGGCTGGACTTGTGAAGACTGCCGAGTTCAGCAGGGTTAAAGTCGAGATCATAAGGTATTTGCTCTTCCAAAGCGATCCCGATAAAAGATTGAATCGTCAGAAAGTTTCTTCTGACAAATCGACAAGGTTGGGCACGGGTGTGGCAAGGTCACAACGAGAGCGGGGTATCAGTTACAGAAGAAGAGGCATCAATCGATCAAGAGGCACACCGATTACCCTGTCAGTTAATTATGATAATAAAtcagattaaaatcaaattttatacaCTCAGTCTCACCGTATGTATCGGATATTGAATATTCATTCTTATATTCGTATAAgatgaaatattttttatattaataattttccttttttcatctaatttatcatcatttaataaaaatatactataatatataaaaataattaatagattttaagaaaaaaatttctttagtatatatatatatagaaagagtTTTGATATTATGAACACCTTATTCAGCATACCTCTACACATTTCAAAaacaaaattcatttaaaatttttatttacttaatactataactcaatccctaaattcaaaagataaaattttattgattataaacttaaaaacaattaaacaaaaaaaatccacTAGATCTTCCATTGGATTCAAAGGAAATTCGGAGTCCCGCGGAGAAAATTCAAAATGGGGATGAGAATTTTCGATTTTTTCAGAGATGAGACAGATTTGGAACAAGTATGgaaatactatccccatccccgaatctgtcccaaatattattattattattattattattattattaaataataatattttttttaaaaaaagtattaataatactattaatattaatattaaaaattttaaaaatattaataatattattattaatattgatattatattaatattatcattaataataataataataataatataaattaaatttgaaaatgagaCGGAGATGATGGCAAGGATGGAGATTTAATTCCCATGGATTCGAGTTCAAATTCAAAGAATCCCGAATCCAAAAAAATGAAAACGGGACAGAAATGATAAACCCACCCCACACCGTCCATTGTGATCTCTAATATCATCCATGTCATCAATGGTTAAAGCGTTAAGTGAGAGACGTGTCCGTTACAAAAGCAGGTAATTCTTTATTATCCCATGTCGCGTAAAGAGGAGAGGCACGACCATTATAAGGAGGCGTTCAAGCGTTAAGTGAGAGACGTGTGTCCGTTACAAAAGCAGGTAATTCTTTATTATCCCATGTCGCATAAAGAGGAGAGGCACGACCATTATAAGGAGGCGTTCTTTATCATCCCAAaactccttctccctctcctctataTAAAGGTAACCATCTCAATAAAGAAGAGGAATGCACACTGCACTTGACATTATAATTCTTATACTATTCTctacattttctttttctctgGTATGACTTAGCATCAGAAGAGCCACGCCAAAATGCGCCTTGGCCTCCTTCTAACCTCCTATTAATATCTCAAGAAGTTCTACCATTACAAATGCTACCTGTTACATCGAACCCAATAACAGTTGACTCGCTATAAACTGACCCGCTGAAACTAACCTAACAAGTTCTCCACCAGGGACTGATTTGGAAGTGACTGACTCGATAGAAGTCAACAGAGGACGATCCGGCACAGATTGACATATCCTTCGATCTCAGACTGGATTATGTAGAAAGCTCTCCTCGAAAATCAAAAGGATCGAATGTTCTCCCACTCAAATCAATACAATTTATGCTAACTTAAATTCCAAATCTTCTCTCCCCTTTggcaaacacaaaaaaaaaaaaaaaaaaaaaaaaaaaacaaattttatcacgatagcaacatataactatggattaagataaaatatgatttattattatttttttatatagaaaaattttcaaccaaGATATCCTTCATCCTTGTAATATTGTAGAACTCTATCAATTAGGTCAGTAATTAGAAGTTCGTGTATAtcttgaaaaaaaattcaaactgtTTGAGCAATTAGTAATTTAACATACTATACCTTCATTTAGGGAAGTACACATGAAACGATGATAAAAAAGGACCCACTAAATACAGGTCAAAGGACGGAAAGAGTAGTTGCCgtaaaggtcaaagtcaagatggtcaacgccAAGGTGATCAACGTTAGGATATCAAAGGGCTCATCTATGCTGACCAAGCAGAGGTCGACTACAATGGCCGATCAATGTGAGCAGTGTCTGATCAGCAAGAGACTTGTCCGAGCCGACCTCGTCCAACTTGGCGTAATAGGGCATGATTGCTAGACGCTCAATGTGGATCGGTAGAAAACTAAAGTCACAGAAACGCTTGCCCGAGCCGAAAGAGACAAGCTACTATACCCAATCACCACAAGGAAGAACAGCCGAGACCAACCAAACGAAAgagcatcagccgagcggcttcCTCACTCGACCGATCAGAGGGATTATTGACGTGTCTcgggatatccttttgggagatagtgccgctGACACAGAACATGGTCAAAAGGCAGATCGTACGACAGAATCTTCTACAGTCTTGTCAgtgatatgcatgccctgttaaggtatgatgtcagaggCACTTTCCTAACAAATTAGAGAACGTACCTACGACCAGTTGGAGAATATGTCCATGTCTCAAGAGAAGTGCGCACGTCGCACAACAAGACACTATATAAAGGGTCCACACGCCGACGAAGGTACGCATGATTCACTATTTACGCTTGTGTCTATTGTTGCTCTTTCCTTTTTCCTCTTtctagtgactgacttgagcgtcgaagggtcaatGCTGAgaccccttccttggctcagCACTGACATTTCTTGTGTTGCAGAATGGAGTGGAATCTACATCCAGTTAACACGATAACCACATCCTCAGCTTGTCATCTCCATGATTTTTAGACAGGATTAGCACATTTACCCATTTGGTAGGATGTTCATATTGTAGTCACTCGTACGCCTACTGATGTCTATCTAGCATACTCTACCTAACTCAATCATACAAAATGAACATGTCTACTCGTGATGTACCCAAAAGGATCCAAGGCAAATTGATCAGGTGTGTCTGTAGCctctgtgtgtgtatatatatataatactatAATCCGGTCCCATATTTCGCCCACCAAGTAAATCAGAAAGTGTTTGTGATTGCCCGTCCAAGGCGGCCAGCAACCTTAGGTTTGTCATCCTATTAGAGAAAAGATATTTTACACTACGCCATAGTTGAGATTCAAATCTTAGGTACCTGACTAACCGCTGAAGTGTCTCAcccatagtttgcaaaatcgcgatccggatcgtaggatcgtacgatcctacgatcctaagacccaaaatcgatccaggatcgtgcagaatcgaGTTTTGCAGCaggatcgcagcaggatcggtaggatcggaacaggatcggtaggatcggaacaggatcggtaggatcgtaacaggatcggagcagaatcggagcaggatcggtggaagctttgagaggtcataacttttgactcggattgaaccacgaggcctataatatatcaaatcaaagctcgttcagagatctttaataaatttcaaagtttatccttaaccaccctatttcaaacccaaaaaatattatttaaatccttttcggatgcctagaagattttattttttattattatatttttttcatcttgttagggttttaaattatttaaacatatatttaattatttttgagttagttttttatcaataatattctgtcatttttcccccaaaatgatgaatttttggatgtctattgtctagtattgtgtgacaACAACcaatctttagaagattattttcgacgttcatatttgaatcaaaggatccAATAACTTTTGTTATGTACGTTAGGTGCTTTATTGGCCTTTAAATTGGATCATCttataaaccaaggaaatatttttgacgttgaatgtgttattattattgtgttaatagaaattttatattctttcattttatgatatgaaaatataaatattattactatgtgagaatagtagttaaattactagttaatttaaatttgtacatgtagtaatgtaatctaaggtgttgagtgtaaatgattgcatatatatgcaaaattagttatctatttatatgtaaatgagttttttaagtatttttttctaattattaatcatatatgataagattttaagggtttttggtaggatcgtacgattctacgatccgatcctgaccgatccgatcctgaccctaaatcgattctacgtaggatcgcgattctacaaactatggtcTCACCACTACACCAAAGCCATGAGGGGATATGTGTCGGTAACCATGTTATGACAAGCGGTAAAAATAATATGTATGCACAACGCCTCTAGGTAAATTGTGCTACCACCTATAGAAAACCACAATGTCTAGCCGAGAGAATGTTAATTGGGATGAGTCAAGtattagaaattttttcaagTGTCGAAGGAACCACTTTTAAGCAAACTGACACTCAACTTTAGTCATTGCAAATCCTACAAAAAAAAAGTTCGTTCCCATCTACTAAAATGATCATCAACAATAATACTCCAAAATAGTGTTGCATTAATTCCAACGAGCTTGAGAAAGTACATGCAAAAGCCCAAAAAACTTCATTAAACTAATTGACACCATTCGACTTAAGTGCAACATACATATTTGGGTCCTTGAATGCTAATTCACATAGGTATTCTAGGAGATAACCATAAACCTTATCGAAATCACCCACCACATTctttaaaactttcttatgagaTGAGTATGACTTTTAGCATGAACTCAATTCCCCCCTCGCAACTATCCTCCACAAACATGTCTTATCTTGGCAAATAACCTCCACTCTAATCATCTCAAGTAAACTAGCTCGTCAAGAAATCTTCTAGCTATGACATACCTAACATGGGAATTCTTAAATTCTTATCtagaagtgaaaaaaaaaaatatcatgaacAATAATAAGAAACAGTAGTGATGCTTATGCCTTATTTTTCAAGAACAATATAGTAAGTAGTCTATGGATTGCACACATCCAAAATTCACACCTCTAGCAAACTCTCAATTTCATCTCATATGAAGCCCTTGTATTGTTTTCTACCTCAATAGCCTTCTTCTTGTCTCTTGATGTTCTGGCAATTCGAAAAAATTTGTTCTTGTTGTGTCTTTagaatatgcatttatgcatatAAATTTGTTATTAAATTTCTGAAGAGATTTACCACAGTCTACGTACCTATGGAAGAGATTTGCACTCGAACCACTTCAGTTTACCATCAAGCATTCATTCGTTCATTTTTAGTGTCCACACAGAACCTCACTCAATCTCGATCGGCTGAGGACCCTCGTCGTCCGCCTCCGCCGCATTCCCTTGGGTGTCACCATCGGCGTCAATACCGGCGACCTCGACGGTCTTGGCGATCCACTCCCGGAGCGGCTCCTCATTCAAATCGAGCCGCAGGAGGCCCGCGAACACCCCGCCCACGAACGCCACCGGCTCCTAACCCAACCCTAAACTAGTTGAGACAATAAAGTGAACACCTTGAGGGCGAAACGGAATCGTTACCTTGAAGGCTTGCTTGAGGATGGGATCGTCCAAGGGATTCACGAAAGCCTTGACGGAGAACGAAGGCTTCATCCGCCGCCTCTCCATGGCGGAAATCGTTGAAGGAGATGGAAATCTATTCTCCCActgcaaacaaacaaaaaaaaggaaaaattcggGATGGAAACGAAATCGAAGATCACGAAAAGCTTGAAACCGAAGCATACATCTTGGTTTTACCTTGGCGGGGAGGAGGATTGAGCCGAGGAGGAGAGCCATGAGCGAGATTTGATCTTCGTGGCCGCTTCTCCCTCACTTTGTCCAGCCGTTATCCAACGACGCAGTGGAAATTGGGGGAAGATTTTTAAACGATTCTGATTTCGGCCTGTTGGGCTCAAAACGAGGTAACATATTCGGGCTTGACTctcatttaattattaaaaacttttataatttaaatttatttagttaattaaaagttatatatatatatatatatatatatatatatatatatatatatatatatatatatatatatatatttatatatacactAGTGTGATCATGCACGCGTgtgaaatataataatatataaattatttgggtctttaaaAATTCGAATTGTTTAGATTTTCTAGTGTCACCcttataaaccaagaattaattatttggataAGATTCGTCAAATTCATGCAATAATGACTACTGTAACGGATTTCCttatgcaaaaaattattttaatttaatattatatttgttttagtaaaaaaaactaagaaaagtatattttttaacatcgtcggcctaaaatatttatagaaatttttttgatcatagtgttgtcaattctaagatatgggactaaagaaaactatatttttttatataaaacaaccagagtaagttaatgataagaaaaattaataataatatgttGTAGCTgaatctcgaactctagatcactgattgtttcgcttgtggaattactaataaactttggaattatttttaatgtaaatagaaaaaaggacattaacgtaaatgcattttaggcttcaccaaagttagttagtaaaagggggagatttttaataaaataataataagataataagataagatatatatatatatatatatatatatatttatatataatagcCAGCACATCCTTATGTGAGCGATCGTGGacaatgatcctgtctgaaatcgatGGAAATAACATGTTGGGCAAATGACGATGTCGTTGACAGTGAGTAGACTTTGACCAAATGAAAAAGGGGGTTCCTTCTTTCTACTTGTACATGCTTAAAAGAGCAGACAAAATGTCAGTGCCCAAAAAACAGGGAAAAAATCTCCGACAAAGACTCTTTGACACTTAAGTCAGTGTATTGGTCGAGCGAAAAATAGAAGAAGAACAGTAGATGTGTGCATGAGCTTGAGCGTGAGAGTTGcgcgtaccttgccaacggagaggacctCCTTACTATACTACCTCTCACAACCTTTGCAATCATGAGGTGCCAGAGAATGTCAATTGTCAGAGATTGTCGAGTGAGGAAAGACTTATAGCCTGGGAGATGTATAATCACCGCCCGAGAAATCTTTCTCCACGTGTACCC contains:
- the LOC122024219 gene encoding UPF0426 protein At1g28150, chloroplastic-like, whose product is MALLLGSILLPAKWENRFPSPSTISAMERRRMKPSFSVKAFVNPLDDPILKQAFKEPVAFVGGVFAGLLRLDLNEEPLREWIAKTVEVAGIDADGDTQGNAAEADDEGPQPIEIE